Proteins encoded in a region of the Phoenix dactylifera cultivar Barhee BC4 chromosome 3, palm_55x_up_171113_PBpolish2nd_filt_p, whole genome shotgun sequence genome:
- the LOC103711150 gene encoding WUSCHEL-related homeobox 3B-like has product MPQAPSTRWCPTPEQLMILEEMYRSGVRTPSASQIQQITAHLSFYGRIEGKNVFYWFQNHKARDRQKLRRRLSRHQHLLYSCSHPHSLHRLEETFHPPPLPPPLPFRHQTLPNFLHQVPVTSSPLCHCFSGGGSREANEGLNLLCKLETGGGVETPARASNMGYGYERMVKMDGGSAIPQCCPRPLKTLDLFPTKSTGLKDERSTSKSSSCSTSTNLSP; this is encoded by the exons ATGCCTCAGGCTCCTTCAACAAGGTGGTGCCCAACACCAGAGCAACTGATGATACTGGAAGAGATGTATAGGAGTGGAGTTCGGACTCCCAGTGCTTCTCAGATACAGCAGATAACAGCCCACCTCTCCTTCTACGGGAGGATTGAGGGAAAGAATGTGTTCTACTGGTTCCAGAACCACAAGGCCAGGGACCGGCAGAAGCTCCGAAGGAGACTCAGCAGGCACCAGCACCTTCTCTACTCCTGCTCCCACCCACACTCTCTCCACCGCTTAGAGGAAACCTTCCATCCTCCAccacttcctcctcctcttccattcCGCCACCAGACCCTACCTAACTTCCTCCACCAGGTCCCCGTCACCTCTTCCCCTCTCTGCCATTGTTTCTCG GGAGGAGGATCCCGGGAGGCAAACGAAGGACTAAATTTGCTCTGCAAACTGGAGACCGGCGGAGGAGTAGAAACCCCAGCGAGGGCAAGTAACATGGGGTATGGGTATGAGCGGATGGTGAAGATGGATGGGGGCTCGGCGATTCCACAGTGCTGCCCTCGGCCTCTCAAGACTCTGGATCTCTTCCCCACCAAGAGCACTGGGCTCAAGGATGAGCGCAGTACCAGCAAGTCTTCCTCATGCTCTACGTCCACCAACTTGTCTCCATAG
- the LOC103709988 gene encoding protein SENSITIVITY TO RED LIGHT REDUCED 1, translated as MDAAPATKRPNPNTVGDWTVVSRRRGGKQRRKGPIPDNARPQIKTPSLTPTAPLLWTPIDSIIEPARESKLLQRMQSAVRRLEGSQFYQRFLSRLRDAQIRDGLARVLGSGREFQMVVYGVGSIESYDPPRLQLALAVLLRRELGPAVASVEVFDPVLSATECAVVRALGCTVVPVDERGRREATVPTLFYMPHCEAALYDALLEANWRPSMLNRMVVLGNSFAAYEKYLEEVAWSNGSVALEVASKHILGVRRYVRELEMEEKGDVEVSGEAKEEEEDGFFKAFHDTSWHFFELADDIQMNSLNK; from the coding sequence ATGGACGCCGCCCCGGCCACCAAAAGACCAAATCCCAACACTGTCGGCGACTGGACCGTCGTCTCCCGTCGCCGCGGCGGCAAACAGCGGCGGAAGGGCCCCATCCCCGACAACGCTCGCCCCCAAATTAAAACCCCATCCCTAACTCCAACGGCTCCATTGCTATGGACTCCGATCGATTCCATCATCGAACCCGCGAGGgaatccaaactcctccaaaggaTGCAATCCGCCGTCCGCCGACTTGAGGGCTCCCAATTCTACCAACGATTTCTCTCCCGGTTGCGGGACGCCCAGATCCGGGATGGCCTCGCTAGGGTTTTGGGGTCTGGAAGGGAGTTTCAGATGGTGGTTTACGGCGTCGGGAGCATCGAGTCCTACGACCCTCCGCGCCTCCAGCTCGCTCTTGCTGTCCTCCTCCGGCGGGAGCTCGGCCCGGCCGTGGCGTCGGTAGAGGTGTTCGACCCGGTCCTGTCGGCCACCGAGTGCGCGGTGGTGAGGGCGCTGGGTTGCACAGTGGTCCCGGTGGACGAGCGGGGGCGAAGGGAGGCGACGGTGCCGACGCTGTTCTACATGCCACACTGCGAGGCGGCGCTGTATGATGCCCTGCTGGAGGCCAATTGGAGGCCGTCGATGTTGAATCGGATGGTGGTGCTGGGGAACAGCTTCGCTGCGTATGAAAAGTACTTGGAGGAGGTGGCCTGGAGTAATGGGAGCGTGGCGTTAGAGGTGGCATCAAAGCACATTCTTGGGGTGAGGAGGTACGTGAGGGAATTGGAGATGGAGGAGAAGGGGGACGTGGAGGTGTCGGGGGAggcaaaggaggaggaagaagacgggTTTTTTAAAGCTTTTCATGATACAAGCTGGCACTTTTTCGAATTGGCTGATGATATTCAGATGAATTCTTTAAATAAATGA